A DNA window from Calorimonas adulescens contains the following coding sequences:
- a CDS encoding spore coat protein CotJB, with protein sequence MEESRINILKSLQEVGFAVIELELYLDTHPDDMNALAAYNNLVTQQQNIMMNYERMYGPLRNNSTQSCYPWQWINDPWPWEIKY encoded by the coding sequence ATGGAAGAGAGCAGAATAAATATATTAAAGTCATTGCAAGAGGTAGGTTTTGCCGTGATAGAGCTTGAGCTCTATTTGGATACCCATCCTGATGATATGAACGCCCTCGCAGCATATAACAACCTGGTGACACAGCAGCAAAATATTATGATGAACTATGAAAGAATGTATGGCCCTTTAAGAAATAACAGCACCCAGAGCTGCTATCCATGGCAGTGGATAAATGACCCGTGGCCCTGGGAAATAAAGTATTAG